In Stutzerimonas stutzeri, the sequence TACATACGCGGCGCTCGCTTCAACCAGCGCATCGTCGTGCGTGCCGATCTGGTGGAATGGGAAAACCGTCTGAAGATCCATTACCTGATCAGCGATGCCGAGACCGGCGAGCGCATGACCCGCGGCAGCAGCGTACAGGTGGCGGTGGCGATCGCCAGTCGCGAAATGCTGCTGGCCTCGCCCACCGTCTTCGTCGACGCCGTGGAGCGAGCCCTATCGTGACCCGACTGTCCAAGCGCCTCGCGGCGCAGGCGCTGCTTGCGTTGAGTCTGTTGCTGACGCTAACCACGTACGCCAACGCCTTCGACCTGACGCAACTCGATCGGCAGTTGCGTGAGCCTGCGGTCATCCGCGGCAACTTCACCCAGGAGAAACACCTGCGGGCATTGCCTCAACCGCTCGTCAGCACCGGCACCTTCGTCCTGGCGCGCGACCTGGGGCTTCTCTGGTTGCTGCGCGAACCGCTGCAGCAGGACTACCGCATCAGCCCGTCGGGCGTCGCCCGGCGCGACGCCAGCGGTTGGCACCCGGCCCTACAGCAGGGCGCCGCCGCTCGCCAGAATGCCCTGTTCCTCGCCGTACTACGCGGCGACACCGAGGCCCTGCAACACGACTTCGAACTGGCGCTCAGCGGGACCGCAGAGCGCTGGACGCTGACGCTGACGCCGCGCTCCAAGCTGCTCGGGCAGATATTCACCCGCATCATCATCCAGGGTGGCCTGACCGCCGAGCGCATCGAACTGCTCGAGACCCAGGGCGACAGTACCTTGCTGTTGCTGACCGACAGCCAGATCGACGAAGAATTGAGCCCTACCGAACGCCATGATTTCGCCGACTGACAAAGCGCTCCGGCTTCCGGCCTGGCTTTCCTGGCTGTTCTTTATCGCCCTGCTCGGGCTGGTCGCGCTGACCGCCTGGCAATGGCGTGACGGCCCTCCGGTCAGCGCCAACCTGCTGAAGTTGCTGCCCCACGGCGCGTCGGGCGAGCTGGAGCAACTGGCCGAACAACGGGTACAGCAACCGCTGAACCGCGACCTGATGCTGCTGATTCATCACCAGGATGAAGCGAAGGCCTTTGCCCTGGCCGAGGAGGTCGCTGCCACCCTGCACGGCAGCGGCCTGTTCGCCCAGATTCGCCGCTCAGTGCAAGCCGACCTGCCCGCGGTACGCCAGCAGTTGCTCGCCCAGCGCCTGGCACTGCTCGACCGGACGAGTCGAGAAGCCCTGATCGCCTCCCCCGAGGATTTCATTCGACAGCGGCTGCAACGGCTCTACAGCCCGTTCGAAAGCACCAGCCTGGTGCCGGTCGAGCAGGACTGGTTCGGTTTGGCCGATCTGGCGCAGCGCCACCTGCCGCAACCGGGCCATATCCATCCGCGCCTCGATGGCCTGCTGGTGGCCGAACACGATGGCCAGCGTTGGGCGGTCATCCACGCGCAGATCCACGGCGATGCCTT encodes:
- a CDS encoding acyl-CoA thioesterase yields the protein MRKGGVLQVEVEVLVPFFDVDSMDVVWHGHYIKYFEVARCALLDKIGHNYTQMREAGYAWPIIDVQVRYIRGARFNQRIVVRADLVEWENRLKIHYLISDAETGERMTRGSSVQVAVAIASREMLLASPTVFVDAVERALS
- a CDS encoding outer membrane lipoprotein carrier protein LolA gives rise to the protein MTRLSKRLAAQALLALSLLLTLTTYANAFDLTQLDRQLREPAVIRGNFTQEKHLRALPQPLVSTGTFVLARDLGLLWLLREPLQQDYRISPSGVARRDASGWHPALQQGAAARQNALFLAVLRGDTEALQHDFELALSGTAERWTLTLTPRSKLLGQIFTRIIIQGGLTAERIELLETQGDSTLLLLTDSQIDEELSPTERHDFAD